A region of the Ktedonobacteraceae bacterium genome:
CCCGCCGGTCCAACATTTGGACGGTTGAAAGCGCTATCCCAAGAATATCAGCAACTTCTCGTTGTGTATGAGCGTGCCCATCAAGCAGGCCAAGTCGCAATCGAAACACGGCGCGTTCCGGCTCGGTCAAGAGACGAAGCACATCTTCAGCAGAGAAAAAGCCGTCATCGGCAAAAGTGGCGGCTGTCGTATCCTCAAGCACGTCTTCAAAAGAAGTAACACTTTCTTTTCCAACCTGGGTATGCAGGCTCACTACCTGCTGGTCCCGGAGTGCCAGCAATGCCTGTACTTCCTGTTCCTTGAGTTGCATCTCCTGCGCTACTTCTGTGGGAGTTGGCTCTTGTCCCAACTGTGCAAGCAAGCGCATATGTATCGTCTGCATGCGTTGTATCTCTCGCACTTTGTTGATGGGCAGTGGAATGGCCCGTTCATAGCGCCAATAAGCTGTCAGCATTGCTCCCCTCATCCATGCAAACGCAAATGTTTTGAAGGAAGAAGCCATACGATTTTCGTCATACTGCTTGATAGCCCGCAGGAGTGCGCTATTGCCTTCCTGTACGAAATCAAGCAATTCCAAATGCGTGCAATCACGCACAAATCGCTTCGCCAGACTAACAATGGTCGATTGGTATCCCTCCACCAGGCGATCCTGTGCTTGCTTGGCATCAATAGCCCGCGAAATACTCGACAATAAGCCTGCCTCCTCCTCAGCCGTGAGTGAAGGAATCTGCCTGACTTCACGCATATACTGATCAACCGCCGCTAATGAAAGGTTTTCTCCATGGGCCTGCCGCATGTGTCGTACTCCTTGTTTCTTTTTCAACATCGTTCCTCGAATAAAAGCCATGCTCCCAGCACATCCTGGCTTGTGATGTGCTATACTGTACCAGTGGTTATCATTATTATTAATAAAATCGGTTGCAGAAAACAGGCGCAAATTGTGGAAGCAGCGTAAGCTGCGAGGCATAAAGAAGAGGATAAATCGTGGCAACGAACTCTATCAAACCCAAGCCTTCATTCGCCGGACAATTTCTGAAAGACTACCGCAAAGCACACCGACTTTCTCAAGAGCAATTGGCCTATGACCTTTCCATCGAACCGCGTACCCTTCGGGCCTACGAGAGTGGAGAACGGCAACTTACCAATATCAATGAACTGCGGCGTATCGCCGATCTACTCGGTGTCGAACCAGAGCGCCTGGGCCTGGCCGCCTCGATCTATGTACCACGAACGCCGGAACAAATTGAAGCCGTTGTGGAACACGCGTGGTCGCTGATCGAAGAATCTCGTGTGCAGGAGGCACGCACGGTCATTGACCGTCTCATTCATAACCTTCAATCACAAATCACAACAGAAGACCCCGTTCTCTTGAAAAGTCTCGCGCACGCCTATCATGCCGCAGGCTATGTCACCTCTGTTAGCACGCGCTCATTCGAGTCCTATAAGGCTATCCCCTACTACCATCAGGTTGAAGTGATAGCTCGCATCATCAAGGATGATACCCTGTTGAATATCGGTCTCACCTATCAGGGCGATATGTACCAACGGTTGGGAGAGATCAACAAGGCGATTACCTATCTTGAAGCTGCGCGTGATACAACACTTCAAGCAGATGCAGCATCACGCGGAAACGGTATCCAATTACTGGGACGGGCCTATCTCAGAACAAACGATGTCACTAACTTCGAGCGAGCCATGGACACCTCAGAAGAACTCACACATGCCTTCGATCCCAAGGCCAGCGTGACACATGGCCACTATAGCCTGGGAACTGTCTACGAGGAATATGGTCGCAGTTATGCTAATTTGGGACAGATGCAGAAAGCGCTCGATTATCTGGACCGAGCGGCAGCCGAATTGCCCCAAACGAAATTCTGGGAACTCTTGCTAACTACAGCCAAAGCCATTGCGCTGGTAAAAGGCAACGAACTGAGAGAAGGCCTGGACCTGGCTACCGAAGCGGCACAGGAGTGTCTTGCTACTGGCAATATCCGCTTCTTAGATCGCATCTATATCATCGATCATTACGTAGAAGAATTGACACGTGATATTCTTCAGATGAGAAAACCACTCCACGAGGCAATGCACCGGGGGCAAGAAACAGAAATCTAAGCACAAGAGGGGATAAACAGGATTATGGCACAACATGAGCTTCAGCAAGGTCTCACACATAAGCTGGAAGGACCTTTTTATGAGGATGGACGTTGGACAGCCAGCATCACATTGCGAGGCATTGAATCGAAGACATTTTACGGGAAAACACAAAAAGAAGTACAGGCTCAGATGCTGGACTATCTCGATCATATCGTGCTAGAACTGGAAAGAGCGCATGCGCTCCTTTATAAAGCCTTAGAACAGCAGCAAACAGAGATAGAGTGAGGCAGCATATGGCTGATTCCTTTAATCGTGTCTACGGGAAGCCGGACGATCCATTCTACTATGGTCTGAAACCAACTGTAGAGCTTGAGCATTTTCTGCATGAAACACAGCCCCCAATCGGAGAAGCGTTAGACCTTGGCTGCGGCGAGGGCAGGAATAGCTTGCTATTAGCCCGCTACGGCTATCATGTACATGCCGTCGATGCATCAAGCCATGGCATTGAGAAGTTACAAAAATACGCCTCCTCGCAAGACCTGAACTCTATTGACGGCGAAGTTGCCGATGTACGCACGTTGCAACTCAGGCCCAACTCTTATGATGCCATTGTCGCCGTGACCATTCTTGACCATATCAGCGAGGAAGAGGGCAAGAAGGTCGCAACGTCCATGATAGATGCTCTCAAGCCAGGTGGTTTTGTTTTTATCGAAGATTTCACCATTCATGACCCAGGAGCAAACGCGATCAGGAAAGAAAACGAGACAATTAGCGAGACCGCCTCTTTTGTACAACATTACTTTGACGAGGGTGAGCTTGCGACCTGGTTTTCCACCTTGGAGACGCTGTTATATGAGGAAATCATGAAGTATGATGATTCTCATGGCAAGCCACATTACCATGGAGTTGCGAGATTGATTGCGAGGAAAAAGCTAACCAGCAATAAAGATACTGCTTATTGCAAACCCAGAGCTTTCTGATAGTGCTTCGTAAACATCTGATGCAGGGCCATACGGAGAAGTTTGATATGGTTGAACGCCAGGTCAGGGAGGAGCCGCAAATCGTCTACCGAATACCATTGGACGCGCGAAACATCCCCTCCTGCCTGAATGGTTGCAGATGAACTCAATGGCTCCGATAACACATAGAGCAAACAAAGATATTTCCCGCGTGGGTCTTGAAAATCTTCAAACGTATAGACTTGCTCAAACAAATCGAGAGGAATGACCAGGCCGGTTTCTTCCTGTGCTTCACGCTGGGCAGCCGCTTCTAATGATACGTCTTCTGTGTTTAAATGACCACCAGGAAGTGCCCACATACCCTTGAAAGGTTCTTTGTTTCGTTGGATCAGTACAACTTCCCAACCACCAGACGGAGAAAGGCGCGGAATAACAATATCGAGTGTGACCAAAACCCCCGCTTGATCTTGATCTGCCATAAAGATAATCCCTTCTAGAGTGAATAGAGCAAGCCAATGTAGTATAGTATAGCATAGTCATGGCTGAAATCAGCTTCCAATTATGAACCCAAGCCAATGAACAACACACAGGATTGGGTCCCTTTCGGCACCATTGAGCTAATAGCTTACTATGCGGCGAGACACCTCATAGCCTCTCAAAGACGGAGCCAGGAGCCACGTTCCTCATGGAGTTTTGACAGCTTACTTGACAGCTTAAGTGGTCAACAGAGACGGACTTCATTGGACGTATGTAGACAAAAATACACGTTCCTACACCTGGCACTCCGCTTCTCAAGGGCATCCCAAAGGTCTCACGCCCATCGGACGAATCTTGAGCAAATCTTGAACTTTTTGAGAGGCTTTTTTCACCTTTACAGACTATGATATGAGTGTCACATAGAAAACGTGGCAGAAAAGTTTGGATAAGGTTTTCTCTGGAAAGGGATATGAAAGATATGAAAAAGTTGCTCTTGATTGGCGGAGGCACGCTTCTGCTGTTAGGGGCGATGGTGGCTGGAGCGCTCTTTGCTATTCCGATGTTCGCCTCGGCCCAGAGCAATACGAGCGCTGCGACGACGACGACTTCGACTACCGCCGCGACGAATCCGTATTGCCAGGAGTTCCTGCAGAATCTGGCGAATCGGCTGCATGTCTCGGTCGCCACGTTAGAAAGCGAAACACAGGCGGCAGCGAAAGATGTCATCGCCCGGATGGTGAAGGATGGCGCGCTGACACAAAGCCAGGCGAATATGCTTGAGCAGCGTATGGCAACTTACCAGGCATGCACCGGTCAGGAATATACTCGACTGACAAATGCTCTGGTAATACATGCCCTGAAAGGATACCTGCCAGACATGCAGAACCAGGTGGCGCAGGGGCTGCATCTGACCCCGGCTCAGTTGAAAGCAGATTTGCAGGCCGGCCAGAGCCTGGACCAGATCGCTGCCAAACAGCATGTCTCGACCTCCGAGCTACGCACGATTGTGCAGAATGCCGTCCAGAACGCGCTCAATAAAGCCGTCTCAGCAGGGAGCATAACTCAGCAGCAGGCGACTAACTTTATGCAAGAACTGCGAAGCAATCCGCAGATTCTGAACCATATTCTGAGTGCGCACCACAACAATATGCAGCCAGATACCTGGCCACAGGGTTAGCCGGTGAGAAGAGGAAAGGATTATGCAGAATACCTCTCCTTTTCTTCTCTCCCCCCATCGAACAAACAGGGCCGGTACGGTGAACACCGTATCGACCCTGTTTGCATTGTTGTGTTGATCCAGTTTACTTGCTGTTACCGGTTGATCAGCGCAGATTTTGCCGCCGGATGGTTGTATCCCGCTCTGTACCGGAATAATTGGGCGCGAATATAACCCGTGCCAGCGATACGAGGCCCCAGGCTATCAGGGCATAGATGATCATGGCAACAATGGTCGAAAACTCAAAGACGCTATGGCCCAATGCCTGATCATTGAAAATGCCGTTGAACGGGCCTACGAAGACGTGACTCAGGTTATACAGGAACATCACGAAGTCGTTGCCCTCGCTCGCTCCCAGGAGCCGGAAAATGAAACGCAGCGCCAATATTATCTCCAGCACGGCCAGGAGATAATACACAATCCTTGTGACCCAGTAACGTATATTGGCGCGCTGCGCATTTCGATCTACAAAGACCTGCTCGCGGTTCTCGACGCGATTGCCCGCGGGGTCTACGTAGCTCTGGTGCTGGCTCTGAGCATAGACATTATCGTTCCTGCTCGTCTGAATAGTATTATCAGCCGCATCGTATTCTCGCTGGTAGCGAGGGTCGGGCGGATAAGGTTGATTACCCATTGCTTGTTCTCCTCTCTTATTCTCGCTTGCTTGAGTCTATTTTTTACACGTCGGCTGGCAGGAAAAGGTGACATATAGAATTGCCGTGATTAAGCCGATAATGAATTTTCACGAACAAAATCGGGAAGCATCAGCATGACACAACCAGGGCTACTCGGATTGCCGGTGCTGCCGGTAAACATTCATTATTCCGCAAACAAAAAATCGTCCCGTCAATTGATGGGACGATTTTTTGTTTGCGGAATTGAGCAGCTTAATCAGTGTACTTCCGCAGTCTGGGGCAACTGGCTCTCAATCCACTTCTGGAGGGCCTCGCCGCTTTCGAATGAGACTATCAGGGCATAGCGGGGCTTGGGGCCTGGATGCCACGTCGCGTGCCACAGGCGCTGCGAGTCGATAACCATCTGGCGATTGCGTGGCAACGAGACACGGGACTCTGTCGAAGGATCATTCTTATCCTCGCGCAGGATCATGTAGGAGTTGGGATCATCGGTGAGCTGCAGCCAGGCACGCACAACCCAGCCTTCGCCATCAGGATTCAGGCGGTTGTTGTCATCGAGGTGCAGGTTGTGGATGGCTTCGGCTTCAGTGTTGGGGTTGAGCTTGATGATGCGCACGCGCCCGAAATTGGCGCCAACATTTTTGGTCCAGGCTACCAGCGTGGAGCATACCTCGGCGTTCTTTGTCCAGATGCCATCTTTGTCGGGCTTGCCGTGATCCCAGAAACCGGCGCATTCCATCTCGCCGAGGGCCGAGGCAATCGGCGCGAAGTTGGTATCGCCGCCGCTCTTCCAGTCCATATATTCGAGGCTTTCCCATTCTTCGGGCGACACCGGCGGCCCGGCATAGTCTTTTAGAACAATAAAGCCCTTTTCAGCAAGCACATCGAGTTTTTGATGCATTAGTTACTCCTTGGTAGTAAATAGTTGTTGTTTGCCGCATAATAGTGATCGTTCGCCTCATCCAGGCTTTCTGCCCGGACGAACGATGTATTCACTACTATAAACGTTCCAGTTTACAGAACAGTGACTCCCCTGGAACATTTTTTATTGTACCATAGAGGGGGTTTGATCGCCGCGTAAAATGACTAATTTCTCAGGGCTATATAAAAGTCGATGAGTTGAGGACACATCTCGGCACGCGGTAAGGACAGCGGCTGGTCCCTGTCCTCGGTGGGGGCCACTGGGACAGGGACCAGCCGCTGTCCTTACCGCGTGCCTGACGACTTTTACATCGCCCTGCCAATTTCTCTCTACCTTTGACAAGATGATAAACTTAGTGTATGCTTTGTAGCAGCTGTATCTACCATATATACCAGGAGGGAACAAAATGATCTGGCAAAAGTTGCGCAAAGTGGGAAATAGCTATGTTGTAACTATTCCGAAAGAGGAAATCGAGCGCCAGAATCTCCATGAAGGTCAATTGCTGGCCGTCGAAATCCAGCCTGCCGAAATACGCCCGGTATTGTCGCCTGAACTGCGCAAGGCATTCGAGGAAAGCTGGCAGCGCAACGAAGAGGCCTATCGCTACATGGCCGAGCATTAATAGATAGCAGAAAGCACTATGGCCGAGATACGCTATCTTACCCTGGCAGATGTGCTGGCACTTCACCATGCCATCATGGAACGATTCGGCGCTCCACCAACGCCTCTCCGTGACGAGGGTACACTCGAATCGGCATTAATGCGGGCACGCATGGTAGCCTATTATGATGAGGCTGATATCATTCGCCAGGCGGCTCTGCTCGCGGTCGGTATCTCTCAGGCGCAGGCTTTTCTAGACGACAATAAGCGTATTGCATTTGCCGTCTGCGATGTCTTCTTACGCGTGAACGGTTTAGCTTTCTCAGGCGATCCCCTGGAACTGACCTTGCAATTCGAGACTTTAGCAAAGCGAGAGGATAGCCTGGATAAGGCGACGGAGCGATTTGAGCAGTGGCTGCGGAAGAATGTTAGCCCAAGGGATGAGAACATGATATGATAAAAAGCAGGGTGGTAGTAAAACAATGTTGTTGAGTATTTGAAACATTCCACCATGAAAGGAGCCTTATTTTATGAGCCAGACCAGAACCCCAAATATGACCGACTACGAGGCCGAACGCCGCAATTTCTCGCTGGAAGTCCCCGAATATTTCAACTTCGCCATCGACGTGACGCTCTTGTCCACTTTAGGGGCTTACGGCATGCTTGCTATGAGAGTAGCGAAACGACATCAAGCAGGGTAGAATAAGGGATAGTGGTACCTGAGAGGATTTCAGTTATGAGTAGAGATGAATCACCTGCTTTCCCTACGACGCTGGTGGATGTGGGAGGATATCGGCTCGCCATCACTTGCATGGGCACTGGAAGCCCGACTGTGGTCCTGGATGCGGGTATGGGAGATGCCAGTGAGGTCTGGCACCAGGTGCAGAAAGCCGTTTCCCAATTTACCCAGGTGTGTAGTTATGATCGCGCAGGTCAGGGTCAGAGCGATCCAGGTCCCAAACCCCGCACCAGCCAAACCATCACCAGCGAATTGCATAGCTTGTTAACCCATGCACATATTCCCGGCCCTTACGTCCTGGTGGGGCATTCGTTTGGAGGATTCAATGTGCGTCTGTTCGCCAGCCGCTATCCAGATGAGGTGGTCGGTTTGGTGCTCGTCGATTCAGCCCACCCTGACCTGGATCTGGTTGCATTGCTACCAGCAGAGTTCCCCGAGGAGAACCAGGGGGTGCGGCAGGTACGACTCACCCTTAAACAAGAGACCCAGCAGACGGACAACCCAGAGGGCATTGATCCGGCTGCGAGTGCTGCCCAGGTGCGCTCCATTACCTCACTGGGAACATTACCCCTCGTTGTGCTCACTCACAGCTCTGAACGGTGGATAGATATGTGGGTCACCGCATTCCCTGGTTTTCCGCGGGAGCTGGCAGTCAGGCTTGAACACGCCTGGCAGGAGCAGCAGCACCAGCTCTTACCGCTTTCGTCACAGAGCCGGCAGATGGTCGCACAACAGAGTGGGCATTACATTCATCTGGAGGAGCCGGAACTGGTGGTGAACGCCATTCGCTCCGTAGTTGAGCTGGTCCGACGAAGAGCGTGATGCAGCATCGCATCGTGCGAATGCCTGCGTGTTCCTCCTGGGTCTCCTCTTTTACCACCGGACATTTTTTTTGCGTCTTAGAGTGCATGCAGCACACGCTTGCGGAGCAAGGGAAATCCGGCCCTGCCATATCCTTGTCTTTTGATCAGCTTCAGCTTGGTTACGTGGCCTTCAGTCTGACCATTGTTGATGTGCCAGGTGAGCCCCGCCTGGACGGCAGTTTTGTCCCGCTCTATTCCAGCAGCAAAGCTTTGCAGTTCTGGCAGACCACTTTGGGCGACTTGCTCTAACCAGCCATCGAGTCGGTGTCCTTCACGGTGGTGAAGCATGTGCAGGAAATCCTGCACCAGCAGGTAAGCTGTGTTGAGTGTCTGATCGACTAATCGGAAGGCCGCCAGATCTTCCTGCTCATTGCTCGCGAGTTTTTTCGGGTCACGCATGAAAAGCCACACGGCTGTTCGTGAGGTGTAGCGGGGCAGACGTGAAAGCCCGGCTGATGGCACTATTTCCTTGCTTTTGAGTGTTTCCAGGAAGCGATAGACCATGCGCTCAGACCCGCTATATCCCTGGAACTGCACTTCATGCCACAGCTGGCGGCCACTGTGCTCGCCTTCTCGCCAGCGTTTGAGCACATACGGAGCGTAGAGATCAAAATCGCTACGATATTTACGTCGAGGCCTGGTATCAGGGGCAATACCCTTGTGGAGCCAATCCCGCACAGTTCGCTCTTTCATCTCAAGACGAGCAGCAATCTCATGTGAGGTCAATCCTTGCTCACGCAGGGCGGTCACTTGTTGATAGCGCCCTTGTCGCTCTGCACGGCGTATTGCAATGATCTGCTTCACGCTCTCCTCTTGTGCTGGACGCCATTCCTCAATGGGAAGGAGATGCTCGGTTGAGCTCTTCTCGGCTTCCTTGCTCTGCTGGCTGGTCTCCTTCATGGCTTGCAAGACACGAGCCAAGAGCCGTTGCACGGCTTCTGAGAGATTCTTTGCAAGGTGAAAGCGATCCGCTATCTGCATCGCTTGAGGAGCTCCTAGAGCCGCAGCGGCAGCGTATTCACTTCCCCGATCTCGACTCACCACCGTAATGTCTGGGTGTTGCCAGATCCAGTGGGCTGCCGAATCACAGGTGCGATCCGGTAACAGGTCCACGACGCGATGGCCCTCCAAGTCCACGAGCACTGTCCCGAACTGGTAGCCACGCCGGAAGGCAAACTCGTCGATCCCCAAAAGGAGCACCGATCCAGAAGGGGTATCGGGCAAGTCCATGATCTGACGGAGGATGGTCTGGCCAGACGTTTGTATTCCCAAACGAGCAGCGAGTTTGGCTCCCCCTTTGCCACAGGTGGAGAGCCCAATGGAGGTAATCTGCTGGCAGTATCGGATCGTCATCCTGGCCCATGGCTCGACAAAGGCCGGGAGACGTTCAGCAAAGACTTTGCGCGCGCAATAGGGATTGCGGCAGGAGAACTTACGAACGGTCAGGAACAGCTGGACGCGACGGCCTGCGCAGGGAACATCGCGTAAGGTCCGGCGATAGTGGCAATGGATCGATGCGGATGCTTCAGAACAGAGCGGACAACACGAGGTGGCAGAGGTGGCAACGACCTCGATGATGACGCCGTTTTCGGTGATCTGGATCTGCTCGATCCGCATCCCTTCAGGCAAGGAAAGCAAGGAAGTCTCGTCCATCACAACCTCACTCTTGGCGATGAACCAATCTTCGAGAGGGTTCTCATGGAAGGAACTCTATCATTACCTGTCAATGCATCTGATCTACAAGGCAAGCATGCCGTAAGCCCCTAAAGTGGACAAGAGCGCGACGTGATCGACAAATGGGCCACTGATCCCAACAAACTCGCCATGCTATGGATTGGACAAAAAGGCGAAGTGGAGCGCAATATTACGTTTGCCCAGTTCGCCGAACGCTCCAGCCGGGCCGCCAATGCTTTTGCCACACTGGGCATTCAGAAAGGCGACCGCGTGCTGGTAATGCTGCCGCGCATCCCAGAATGGTGGGAGAGCGTGCTGGGCTTGATGAAGCTGGGAGCGATTGCCATCCCCTGCACCACACTGCTCACCCCCAAAGATATCGCTTTTCGCGCCGGGGTAGCGGAAGCTGTTGCCATTATCACCGATCACGAGGGCGCGGCCAGGTTCGACCAGGTACGCAAGGAATGTCCGACCGTTCAGCACGCTATTCTGGTAGATACGCCGCAGAGTGAGCGTGACGGCTGGACGAATTATCATCAGATCGTTGATGAAGCATCGCCGGAGTTCACCGGCGAGAAGACGCGCAGCGATGACCCGTGCCTGGTTTACTTCACTTCAGGCACTGTCGGCTATCCCAAGATGGTACTCCACACTCAGGCCAGCTACCCTATCGGGCATACCATCACCGGCAAGTACTGGCTCGATCTGCACGAAGGTGACCTGCTCTGGAATCTTTCCGAAACCGGATGGGCAAAATTCGCGTGGAGCAATCTTTTTGGTCCCTGGAGTCAGGGTGCCGCTATGTTCATCCAGGATGCGCGCGGCAAGTTTAATCCCATCGAAACATTGGAGATGCTTAACAAGTATCCCATCACGACGCTCTGCGCCCCACCGACCGCCTACCGTATGCTGGTACTCGATGAGCCGATGAAGTATATGAAGGCTAACCCACCGAAGGCGCTGCGCCATTGCGTTGGCGCCGGTGAGCCACTCAACCCTGAAGTCATCAAGATCTGGGAAGATGAAACGGGCATGACCATCCGCGACGGCTACGGGCAGACGGAAACGGTGCTGCTGTGCGCCAACTTCCCACCCATTCAGGTCAAGCCTGGCTCGATGGGCAAACCGTCGCCTGGTTTCGATGTCGAAGTCATCGACCATGACGGCAATCCGCTGCCAGCAGGCAAGGAGGGCGATATTGCCGTGCGCGTCAAGCCGCAGCGCCCCACCTGGATGTTCAAGGAATACTGGCGCAACCCCGATGCGACCAAGGCCTGCATTCGCGGCGACTGGTATATCACCGGCGATCGCGCCTACAAGGATGAAGACGGCTACTTCTGGTTTGTCGGACGCGCTGACGATGTCATCATCAGTGCAGGCTACCGCATTGGCCCCTTCGAAGTCGAGAGTGCCTTAAAAGAGCATCCTGCTGTTGCTGAGTCTGCGGTGGTGGCAAGTCCCGATGAGATGCGCGGCGAGGTCGTCAAAGCCTTTGTCATCCTGGCCCCTGGCTATACCGCATCACCTGAACTGGCCAGCGAATTGCAAGACCACGTCAAGCGTGTCACTGCACCCTATAAGTATCCGCGTGAGATCGAGTTTGTGGATAGCTTGCCCAAGACCATCTCCGGCAAAATCCGCCGCGTGGAACTCCGCGAGATGGAGCGGCAGAGGAAGCAAAGTTAGTAGACTGGTTATTCCATGCAACAAAGCGCCTGAGGTTTCATCCAACGGCTGCGAGCGGCACCTCGCAGCCTGATTATGAGACAGTCCTTACACGGCCTGACGACTCTGCTTTCCGATGTTTATTGGTTTTGCAGCAGGCTGTATCCACAGTTGGTATCGTCACCTCCCAAGTCTTTGCCTTCTCGATATAAGCCAGCAGACGGTGCTGTTCGTCTTGCCTGAGCAGTTCCCAGGCGACTCGCGCTGACCGAGCAGCAAGGGAGCGGCTGCCGATATCCAGGTGCTGGTTGCTCGTGGATTCTGCTTCAGGCTGCCTCATAAGTTGGTCCTTGTTGTACTCCGATGCTATTACACAGTTCCACTCTAGCAGATGAAGGCGGTGGGGATCTGTGAAAAGGGCAGGCTACAAGGAGACGAGAGGCGGTACACACCTGGGCAGAGGGCAAAAAAAAACGGGAAAGGCCGACAGGGCAAGCACATCATGGGCGATAAGCCATCTCTGTCTTTCACCCAGGTGCGATCCGCCTCTTCCCCAGGTGTCATCCGTCTCGGTCTGGTAGACTGAAGGTGTTTAGAGCTGGAAGCACTCCCATGAGGGAGATTCCAGGGACAACACAGCGCGTGATCCATGCGCTAGTGGTCTAACCGCTACAAAGGATCAGGGTCGCCTCCCCTTAGATGTTGGTTGAGCTGCTCCTGCGCTCCTGTTGGAGATGGCTGGTTGAGCCGCTCCCCTCAAAAGAGGGCATCCACCAATTGTCCTTGTAGGTCGTCCGTGTCGTGCGTTCTGGGAGTGCGCCCTGGTAGCGTATGGCTCTCTGTCTTCTCGTCGAGGGACAGACTACGTCGTTCTTCCTCTCGTTCGTGGAGATATAAACAGCGTAGCTGCTGAAAGTGGTGTCTCGGAGCGCAGCCTTTCAGCGGAGTGGAGCGAGTCGAGTCTTCGCAGGAATGTCCTTACCGTGATCGCTGTCTTTTGTAGGTGCTAGCTTCTCTCTGCTTTCTCAAGAAAGGGACGTTGTATGGGATCTCGCAAGAGCATCATCCGTGAGGCGATTGAACGCCTGGACACTCTCATGGCGATTGGAGAAAGTCGCTTTCAGGCTAAGCAGGCACAACGGGCCGCCTCTCCTGATGGTGGGTGGACCGTTTCCACCGGCAAGATTCACTCGCACACCACCCGCAAAGTCTATCAGCAGCAAGTCCTGGCATTCATCAACTGGGCGCGAACTAATC
Encoded here:
- a CDS encoding sigma-70 family RNA polymerase sigma factor, which produces MRQAHGENLSLAAVDQYMREVRQIPSLTAEEEAGLLSSISRAIDAKQAQDRLVEGYQSTIVSLAKRFVRDCTHLELLDFVQEGNSALLRAIKQYDENRMASSFKTFAFAWMRGAMLTAYWRYERAIPLPINKVREIQRMQTIHMRLLAQLGQEPTPTEVAQEMQLKEQEVQALLALRDQQVVSLHTQVGKESVTSFEDVLEDTTAATFADDGFFSAEDVLRLLTEPERAVFRLRLGLLDGHAHTQREVADILGIALSTVQMLDRRARMRLREALVA
- a CDS encoding helix-turn-helix transcriptional regulator, whose translation is MATNSIKPKPSFAGQFLKDYRKAHRLSQEQLAYDLSIEPRTLRAYESGERQLTNINELRRIADLLGVEPERLGLAASIYVPRTPEQIEAVVEHAWSLIEESRVQEARTVIDRLIHNLQSQITTEDPVLLKSLAHAYHAAGYVTSVSTRSFESYKAIPYYHQVEVIARIIKDDTLLNIGLTYQGDMYQRLGEINKAITYLEAARDTTLQADAASRGNGIQLLGRAYLRTNDVTNFERAMDTSEELTHAFDPKASVTHGHYSLGTVYEEYGRSYANLGQMQKALDYLDRAAAELPQTKFWELLLTTAKAIALVKGNELREGLDLATEAAQECLATGNIRFLDRIYIIDHYVEELTRDILQMRKPLHEAMHRGQETEI
- a CDS encoding methyltransferase domain-containing protein — its product is MADSFNRVYGKPDDPFYYGLKPTVELEHFLHETQPPIGEALDLGCGEGRNSLLLARYGYHVHAVDASSHGIEKLQKYASSQDLNSIDGEVADVRTLQLRPNSYDAIVAVTILDHISEEEGKKVATSMIDALKPGGFVFIEDFTIHDPGANAIRKENETISETASFVQHYFDEGELATWFSTLETLLYEEIMKYDDSHGKPHYHGVARLIARKKLTSNKDTAYCKPRAF
- a CDS encoding NUDIX hydrolase, translated to MADQDQAGVLVTLDIVIPRLSPSGGWEVVLIQRNKEPFKGMWALPGGHLNTEDVSLEAAAQREAQEETGLVIPLDLFEQVYTFEDFQDPRGKYLCLLYVLSEPLSSSATIQAGGDVSRVQWYSVDDLRLLPDLAFNHIKLLRMALHQMFTKHYQKALGLQ
- a CDS encoding AbrB/MazE/SpoVT family DNA-binding domain-containing protein; translation: MIWQKLRKVGNSYVVTIPKEEIERQNLHEGQLLAVEIQPAEIRPVLSPELRKAFEESWQRNEEAYRYMAEH
- a CDS encoding type II toxin-antitoxin system death-on-curing family toxin: MAEIRYLTLADVLALHHAIMERFGAPPTPLRDEGTLESALMRARMVAYYDEADIIRQAALLAVGISQAQAFLDDNKRIAFAVCDVFLRVNGLAFSGDPLELTLQFETLAKREDSLDKATERFEQWLRKNVSPRDENMI
- a CDS encoding alpha/beta hydrolase gives rise to the protein MSRDESPAFPTTLVDVGGYRLAITCMGTGSPTVVLDAGMGDASEVWHQVQKAVSQFTQVCSYDRAGQGQSDPGPKPRTSQTITSELHSLLTHAHIPGPYVLVGHSFGGFNVRLFASRYPDEVVGLVLVDSAHPDLDLVALLPAEFPEENQGVRQVRLTLKQETQQTDNPEGIDPAASAAQVRSITSLGTLPLVVLTHSSERWIDMWVTAFPGFPRELAVRLEHAWQEQQHQLLPLSSQSRQMVAQQSGHYIHLEEPELVVNAIRSVVELVRRRA
- a CDS encoding ISL3 family transposase, translating into MDETSLLSLPEGMRIEQIQITENGVIIEVVATSATSCCPLCSEASASIHCHYRRTLRDVPCAGRRVQLFLTVRKFSCRNPYCARKVFAERLPAFVEPWARMTIRYCQQITSIGLSTCGKGGAKLAARLGIQTSGQTILRQIMDLPDTPSGSVLLLGIDEFAFRRGYQFGTVLVDLEGHRVVDLLPDRTCDSAAHWIWQHPDITVVSRDRGSEYAAAAALGAPQAMQIADRFHLAKNLSEAVQRLLARVLQAMKETSQQSKEAEKSSTEHLLPIEEWRPAQEESVKQIIAIRRAERQGRYQQVTALREQGLTSHEIAARLEMKERTVRDWLHKGIAPDTRPRRKYRSDFDLYAPYVLKRWREGEHSGRQLWHEVQFQGYSGSERMVYRFLETLKSKEIVPSAGLSRLPRYTSRTAVWLFMRDPKKLASNEQEDLAAFRLVDQTLNTAYLLVQDFLHMLHHREGHRLDGWLEQVAQSGLPELQSFAAGIERDKTAVQAGLTWHINNGQTEGHVTKLKLIKRQGYGRAGFPLLRKRVLHAL